From the genome of Leifsonia sp. 1010:
CGGGCGAGCACGTCGTGCTCACGGTGACGCTGCGCGACGGGGACGCCGTCTCGAAGGCCACCGGTGAGGGCAACGGTCCGATCGCGGCGTTCTTCGACATCCTGCACCAGCACGGGGTGGACGCCCACCTCTACGACTACTCGCAGCACACGCTGTCGGCGAGCGAGTCGGCCCTGGCGGCGGCGTACGTCGAGGTGGATGTGGACGGCCAGCGCCGCTGGGGCGTCGGCATCGACGCGGACACCACGACCGCGTCGTTCAAGGCTGTCGTGTCGGCGGTGAACCGGGCCGTGCGCTCCGCTGCCGGCCAGTCGGCGCAGGAGCTCGTCTCGGCCTGACGTAGCGCGCGTGCGGAGCCCGACATTCGTGCCGAATGTCGGGCTCCGTTGCGTGCGGGGTGGGCGAGATTTGCGCCAAATCTCGTGAAAGCGCCCGCCATTCCCGCGATTTGCGCAAAATCTCGGCTCCGCTGGGTCTCGGGGGCGGCGTGATTCGTGCCGAATGTGCGGTATCGCCGCGGCATTCCGCACATTCGGCACGAATGTGCGCGGGGTTACTCGGGCTTGTCGATGCGGTAGCGGGGGATCGCGCCGGTGTCGGTGCGCTCGGCGGTGCGGGCGGCGCTGGGCGCGCGTGTGAAGCGCGGCCACCGCGGACGGGGGATGCGGCCCAGCTCCCGCTGCTCCGGCAGGCTCCACCCGAACCGCACGGCGAGAAGCCGGATGACGAGGGTCACCACCACGCAGACAACCGCCGCGACCGTCAAAGGCACCCCGAAGTCGAGCATGACGACGAGGACGATCGTTCCGGCGCCGGCCGCGACCGCGTAGAGCGAGCCGACATGCATGAGCGCGATCGGCAGGTTCAGCAGCACGTCGCGCAGGATCGATCCGCCGACCGCGGCGACCACCCCGACGAACACCGCGGGAACCTCGGGCAGCCCGAGCGCGAGCGCCTTGCTCGCCCCGATCGCACCGAACAGTCCGATTGTCAGCGCGTCGAGGAAGGTGATGACCGGGTCGAGACGGCGGAACAGCCGGATCAGCAGCATCCCGAGCAGTGCGGCGACGACGGTGATCGGCAGGTACCAGTTCGACTGCAGGGCGACCGGCGTGACGTTGAGCAGGAGGTCGCGGAGGAGTCCGCCGCCGACACCCGTTGCGACGCCGATGATCGCGACGCCGAGCAGGTCGAGCCGCCGGTCGCGGAAGCCGGACGCGAACATGGCGCCCTGGAGGCTGCCGACGCCGACAGCGATGAGGTCGCCCCACAGCGGGATCGACAGGGCGCCGATGTCGACGGGGGTCGTGCTCACCCACCATGTGTATCACGCGCGCCCCGCCGC
Proteins encoded in this window:
- a CDS encoding trimeric intracellular cation channel family protein, translating into MSTTPVDIGALSIPLWGDLIAVGVGSLQGAMFASGFRDRRLDLLGVAIIGVATGVGGGLLRDLLLNVTPVALQSNWYLPITVVAALLGMLLIRLFRRLDPVITFLDALTIGLFGAIGASKALALGLPEVPAVFVGVVAAVGGSILRDVLLNLPIALMHVGSLYAVAAGAGTIVLVVMLDFGVPLTVAAVVCVVVTLVIRLLAVRFGWSLPEQRELGRIPRPRWPRFTRAPSAARTAERTDTGAIPRYRIDKPE